The Vanessa tameamea isolate UH-Manoa-2023 chromosome 2, ilVanTame1 primary haplotype, whole genome shotgun sequence genome has a segment encoding these proteins:
- the LOC113401430 gene encoding ATPase inhibitor mai-2, mitochondrial-like → MSYIARTRTPLLRAICNIRMYSGEPGSGAGKGGGGGGAIREAGGAFGKMEAAREDEFFYKKQKEQLANIKGHLDKEISFHQEQIKRHEDAIRRHKEQMAEINNK, encoded by the exons ATGAGTTATATTGCAAGAACCAGAACGCCCTTACTGCGTGCGATTTGCAATATTAG AATGTATTCCGGGGAGCCAGGATCTGGAGCTGGAAAGGGTGGCGGCGGTGGTGGTGCCATTCGTGAAGCTGGTGGTGCTTTTGGCAAGATGGAAGCAGCCAGAGAAGATGAATTCTTCTACAAAAAG CAAAAGGAACAACTGGCCAACATTAAAGGTCATTTAGACAAGGAAATTTCTTTCCATCAAGAGCAGATCAAACGTCATGAAGATGCTATCAGACGTCACAAGGAACAAATGGctgaaattaataacaaatag
- the LOC113401372 gene encoding uncharacterized protein LOC113401372, with product MWKPIILDVECIVCNKTLQKIKHDPNEASRTMGKITNRRSRTPNWSLDEKQYLLELIKEHKKVVVTKSNNGPNHSEEKDVVWNEILRQLTEKFGTKFSGFSIKKVKTQWQNMKRIAREEITLNGAAVQKYTRQSLEVCHILDLIKDDILKNENEPIINTDIEIKSENIDEDIGQPSCSGINTLCENPLEKLNDTTILESSGSSISEHVEVNDAENYEDTRDNINKKKSTFDMTKISFLEDILNTLPFHKDLQEFLKYSSTEKEIKMESLREERQVVRAMRETAELNKIIAEQKLKHILWIKKQEMA from the exons atgtggaAACCGATAATATTGGATGTCGAATGCATCGTTTGTAATAAAACGTTGCAAAAAATTAAACACGACCCAAACGAAGCATCGCGCACTATGGGTAAAATAACGAACAGGCGATCGAGAACGCCAAATTGGTCGCTCGATGAGAAACAATATCTACTTGAGTTAATAAAGGAACACAAAAAAGTGGTCGTTACGAAGAGCAATAACGGTCCCAATCATTCTGAAGAGAAAGATGTGGTGTGGAATGAAATACTGAGACAACTCACTGAAAAATTTGGCACAAAATTTTCTGGATTTTCAATTAAGAAAGTCAAGACGCAATGGCAGAACATGAAACGTATAGCTCGTGAAGAAATAACTCTTAATGGTGCGGCGGTTCAGAAATATACTAGACAGTCTTTAGAAGTGTGCCATATATTAGATTTGATAAAAGACGACattcttaaaaatgaaaatgaaccaaTTATTAATACTGACATTGAAATTAAGAGCGAAAATATCGATGA GGATATTGGCCAGCCAAGTTGTAGTGGGATCAACACGCTCTGTGAAAATCCACTAGAAAAACTGAATGATACGACAATTCTAGAATCTTCAGGGTCCTCCATTTCAGAACACGTAGAAGTCAATGATGCCGAAAATTACGAAGATACGCgcgataatataaataaaaaaaagtcgacATTCGATATGACTAAAATTTCGTTTTTAGAAGACATTCTAAACACATTACCATTCCACAAGGACCTTCaagaatttttaaa GTATTCAAGCACAGAAAAGGAAATAAAGATGGAATCTCTAAGAGAAGAGAGGCAAGTTGTGAGAGCCATGAGAGAAACAGcggagttaaataaaattatagctgAACAAAAACTTAAGCATATCCTTTGGATAAAGAAACAAGAAATGGCGtaa